A single genomic interval of Haloterrigena salifodinae harbors:
- a CDS encoding DUF488 domain-containing protein: protein MVDADEHEPAGTDESGDIVGSEDADGGTGTLTDTYVAAIQHELVELPADATRVGVVRKPTSWFHGAIDENRPELGPPADLLETFRQREEDMKMQGLCEEGAHNAAWDEVGFEEAYRKYLEESDEARAAIENLESRLAAGESLALVCFENTEKKRCHRTALRDVLSARGSA from the coding sequence ATGGTCGACGCAGACGAGCACGAGCCCGCGGGGACCGACGAGAGCGGCGATATCGTCGGGAGCGAGGACGCTGACGGAGGGACCGGAACGCTCACCGACACCTACGTCGCCGCGATCCAGCACGAACTGGTCGAGCTGCCCGCCGATGCGACCCGCGTCGGCGTCGTCCGCAAACCCACGTCGTGGTTCCACGGCGCCATCGACGAGAACCGACCCGAACTGGGGCCGCCGGCGGACCTGCTCGAGACGTTCCGCCAGCGTGAGGAGGACATGAAGATGCAGGGGCTCTGCGAGGAGGGCGCCCACAACGCCGCGTGGGACGAGGTCGGGTTCGAGGAGGCGTATCGGAAGTATCTCGAGGAATCGGACGAGGCGCGGGCGGCGATCGAGAACCTCGAGTCGCGCTTGGCCGCGGGCGAGTCGCTGGCGCTGGTCTGTTTCGAGAACACCGAGAAGAAGCGGTGCCACCGGACGGCGCTCCGGGACGTGCTTTCTGCTAGGGGGTCCGCGTGA
- a CDS encoding nucleoside phosphorylase: MTGADIDDSEDPNADIQYHLEVGPEDVADTVLLPGNPERLEKIVAFWDDHEIAARHREYRTATGTYEETPISVTSTGIGSPSAAIAVEELARVGCDTFVRVGSCGAIQPEMDVGDLVITTGAVRQEGTSDEYVREDYPATADQEVVSALVAAAERLGYDYHTGVTMSADSFYAGQGRPGFEGFEAAGSETLVEDLKEANVKNIEMEASVILTLANLYGLRAGAVCTVYANRETGEFRTEGESRAAETATLATHLLAKMDRIKREAGADRWHAGLSLE, encoded by the coding sequence ATGACCGGCGCCGATATCGACGACAGCGAAGACCCGAACGCCGACATCCAGTACCACCTCGAGGTCGGCCCCGAGGACGTGGCCGACACCGTGCTCCTGCCGGGGAACCCCGAGCGTCTCGAGAAGATCGTCGCCTTCTGGGACGACCACGAGATCGCGGCCCGCCACCGCGAGTACCGGACTGCCACGGGAACGTACGAGGAGACGCCGATCTCGGTCACGTCGACGGGGATCGGCAGCCCCTCCGCAGCGATCGCCGTCGAGGAACTCGCTCGAGTCGGCTGCGACACCTTCGTTCGGGTCGGCTCCTGCGGGGCGATCCAGCCCGAGATGGACGTCGGCGACCTCGTCATCACGACGGGGGCGGTCCGCCAGGAGGGGACCAGCGACGAGTACGTCCGCGAGGACTACCCCGCAACGGCCGATCAAGAGGTCGTCAGCGCCCTCGTCGCCGCGGCGGAGCGGCTGGGCTACGACTATCACACGGGCGTCACGATGAGTGCCGACTCCTTCTACGCGGGGCAGGGCCGCCCCGGTTTCGAGGGGTTCGAGGCCGCGGGCTCCGAGACGCTTGTCGAGGACCTCAAGGAGGCGAACGTGAAGAACATCGAGATGGAGGCCAGCGTGATCCTGACGCTAGCGAACCTCTACGGGCTCCGTGCGGGTGCAGTCTGTACCGTCTACGCCAACCGCGAGACCGGCGAGTTCCGCACTGAAGGCGAATCCCGCGCTGCCGAGACCGCGACGCTGGCAACGCACCTGCTGGCGAAGATGGACCGCATCAAACGCGAAGCCGGCGCCGATCGATGGCATGCGGGACTCTCGCTCGAGTAA